CGCGGGCGCTTGACGTATACAGCGGATGAACAGCCGATCGTCGCGCATATCTGGGGGGACAAGCCGGAATACTTCCGGCGGATGAGCATCAGCATGGCTGAAGAAGGCTTCAAGGGCATCGATATCAACATGGGCTGTCCGGTCGCGAATGTGGCGGAGAACGGCAAGGGCAGCGGCCTGATCTGCCGCCCGGATACGGCAGCAGAGATTATCCAGGCGGCCAAGACCGGAGGACTGCCTGTCAGCGTCAAGACCCGGCTCGGGTTCACCGAGGTGGACGAATGGCGGGACTGGCTGACCCACATCCTGCGGCAGGACATTGTGAATCTGTCGATTCATCTGCGCACCCGCGAGGAGATGAGCAAGGTTCCGGCCCACTGGGAGCTGATCCCGGAGATTAAGCGGCTGCGCAATGAGATCGCACCGGACACGCTACTGACGATTAACGGCGATATCCCGGACCGGAAGACCGGGCTGAAGCTGGCCGCTGAATACGGGGTTGACGGGATTATGATCGGGCGCGGGATTTTTCAGAATCCGTATGCATTTGAGCAGGAGCCGAAGGAGCACAGCAGTAAGGAACTCCTGGATCTGCTGCGGCTGCACCTGGATC
This region of Paenibacillus sp. FSL K6-1096 genomic DNA includes:
- a CDS encoding tRNA-dihydrouridine synthase; this translates as MTNNFWRELPRPFFILAPMEDVTDVVFRHVVSAAGRPDVFFTEFVNTESYAHPEGKQAVRGRLTYTADEQPIVAHIWGDKPEYFRRMSISMAEEGFKGIDINMGCPVANVAENGKGSGLICRPDTAAEIIQAAKTGGLPVSVKTRLGFTEVDEWRDWLTHILRQDIVNLSIHLRTREEMSKVPAHWELIPEIKRLRNEIAPDTLLTINGDIPDRKTGLKLAAEYGVDGIMIGRGIFQNPYAFEQEPKEHSSKELLDLLRLHLDLHDHYSALERRSYKPLPRFFKIYVRGFRGASELRNNLMNTKSTQEARALLDEFAAQAQDGAEELND